Proteins from a genomic interval of Candidatus Babela massiliensis:
- a CDS encoding ComF family protein codes for MKKIIDFICYIFKFILSPPFCLYCRSYLYDYTVLCQGCSNLIKPILSIKLKNPDIDVYAISDYKDPIKPLILAKTYSDRTASISLAYLIWRYTILSKLEFDYLVPVPLHFIRESIRGYNQAEVIAKELAFLSGKTMLKCIKRIKKTKLQSRLSSVERQDNVKNVFQALDLKNIDIEGKTFVLVDDLITTGATLKNCAKALSKFKPKKIYGIVGCRVCS; via the coding sequence TTGAAAAAAATTATAGATTTTATTTGCTATATTTTTAAATTTATATTATCACCGCCGTTTTGTCTGTACTGTAGAAGTTATTTATATGATTATACGGTTTTATGTCAAGGATGTTCAAATTTAATTAAACCGATTTTATCTATAAAATTAAAAAATCCTGATATTGATGTTTATGCTATTTCAGATTATAAAGATCCTATAAAGCCTTTAATTTTAGCAAAAACTTACTCTGATAGAACAGCTAGCATAAGTTTAGCCTATCTTATATGGAGGTATACTATTTTAAGTAAATTAGAATTTGATTATTTGGTTCCTGTACCGCTTCATTTTATTAGAGAATCTATAAGGGGTTATAATCAAGCAGAAGTTATTGCAAAAGAACTTGCTTTTTTAAGTGGAAAAACTATGTTAAAATGTATAAAGCGGATTAAAAAGACAAAGTTACAATCAAGGCTTTCAAGTGTTGAGCGTCAGGATAATGTCAAAAATGTATTCCAGGCTCTAGATCTAAAAAATATCGATATAGAAGGAAAAACTTTTGTTTTAGTTGATGACCTAATAACTACAGGAGCTACCTTAAAAAATTGTGCTAAAGCATTATCCAAATTTAAGCCTAAAAAAATTTATGGCATTGTAGGTTGTAGAGTTTGCTCTTGA
- a CDS encoding peptidyl-prolyl cis-trans isomerase, whose protein sequence is MKSYTFSRYFNLSLLLSSLMILSGCDFLNKDCKSCKHHGNSPKNAETVNNISKLNNKAELTGEVFLSAEGKPLITKDSFEEFWNVYVEGNPQAAMLAGFYPNIRYELFSKVLVPFELAKLYAEKEGKLNTVEFQNKLKKQCEAFEKSLALEVLKEDVLKNIDRSDSAIEKFYKENYTKSAAFQRPPFVKSPASTDALVVEFKTEQDANNFFDKVQKDAAHFSNLAKNDKKEVQELKAVTMETPDVDASVAMKLNELKSNEVAKIESGKDKFFVVKVTRKNEPQYLSYVDVKNNPELKEAVVQILIQTDAPELINKKLDELKNKYNVKENAQYFEKEVASRQSELQEKLKALQAQEAQEQAELEEIKQQPQEA, encoded by the coding sequence ATGAAATCATATACATTTAGTCGTTACTTTAATTTAAGTCTATTATTATCTTCTTTAATGATTCTTTCTGGTTGCGATTTTTTAAATAAAGATTGCAAATCTTGTAAACATCATGGTAACAGTCCTAAAAATGCTGAAACAGTCAATAATATTTCTAAATTAAATAATAAAGCCGAATTAACAGGCGAAGTATTTTTATCAGCAGAGGGAAAGCCATTAATTACTAAAGATAGTTTTGAAGAATTTTGGAATGTTTATGTTGAAGGCAATCCTCAAGCAGCTATGCTTGCTGGATTTTATCCAAATATTCGCTATGAATTATTTAGTAAAGTTTTAGTTCCTTTTGAGTTAGCAAAATTATATGCTGAAAAAGAAGGTAAATTAAATACAGTTGAATTTCAAAATAAATTAAAAAAACAATGCGAAGCTTTTGAAAAATCTTTAGCACTTGAAGTATTAAAAGAAGATGTTTTAAAAAATATAGATAGAAGTGATTCTGCTATTGAAAAATTCTATAAAGAAAATTACACAAAATCAGCAGCTTTCCAAAGACCTCCATTTGTCAAATCTCCTGCATCTACAGATGCTTTAGTTGTTGAATTTAAAACTGAGCAAGATGCTAATAATTTCTTTGACAAAGTACAAAAAGATGCGGCTCATTTCTCTAATTTAGCAAAAAATGATAAAAAAGAAGTGCAAGAATTAAAAGCAGTTACCATGGAAACACCAGATGTAGATGCTTCAGTTGCTATGAAATTAAATGAACTTAAGTCAAATGAAGTTGCAAAAATTGAATCGGGTAAAGATAAGTTCTTCGTAGTTAAAGTTACACGAAAAAATGAACCACAATATTTAAGCTATGTTGATGTTAAAAATAATCCTGAATTAAAAGAAGCGGTAGTTCAGATTCTTATACAAACTGATGCTCCAGAACTTATTAATAAGAAGTTAGATGAACTTAAAAATAAGTATAATGTTAAAGAAAATGCTCAATACTTTGAGAAAGAAGTAGCTAGTCGTCAATCAGAGTTGCAAGAAAAGCTTAAAGCGCTTCAAGCTCAAGAAGCTCAAGAACAAGCAGAACTTGAAGAGATTAAGCAACAACCGCAAGAAGCTTAA
- a CDS encoding peptidylprolyl isomerase: MKFIKSKLFILTLIILNAMDILYAETTSESLDRIIAIIYHAEGSDIVLESDLKSPFDGTKLPQEELIFRKLVEIDGKMLNATVTDESVDRYLAQIQKSQNLTQEQLLEAIKPLTLEKFKDELKVKLMVQNVIDYRVTSKVVIDKQEIEKYYHQNPVYQEASYTLTNAFVGYGDSSPTIKKIKLQEAIEMGLIDEFVKWDSPIELKEDQIAQEKAFIKDLNVGSTTILDANNNGLFVMRLIDKKPKRLLDLKEREEEILNTLQQEKYMKTFHEYKCRLMGLETESNSMASMPRIAVVKYID, translated from the coding sequence ATGAAATTTATTAAATCTAAACTATTTATCCTAACATTAATAATTCTTAATGCAATGGATATTCTATATGCTGAAACAACTTCAGAATCTTTGGATAGAATAATAGCTATAATTTATCATGCTGAAGGTTCTGATATAGTACTTGAATCTGATTTGAAATCGCCTTTTGATGGTACTAAATTACCTCAAGAAGAATTGATATTCAGAAAACTAGTAGAGATAGATGGAAAGATGTTAAATGCTACAGTTACTGATGAATCAGTAGATAGATATTTAGCACAAATTCAAAAGTCTCAAAATTTAACCCAAGAACAACTTTTAGAAGCCATAAAGCCCTTAACTCTTGAGAAATTTAAAGATGAGCTCAAAGTAAAATTAATGGTACAAAATGTCATTGATTATAGAGTGACTAGTAAAGTGGTGATAGATAAACAAGAAATAGAAAAATATTACCATCAAAATCCTGTTTATCAGGAAGCTAGTTATACTTTAACTAATGCTTTTGTTGGCTATGGAGACAGTTCTCCAACTATTAAAAAAATAAAATTACAAGAAGCAATAGAAATGGGCTTGATAGATGAATTTGTTAAATGGGATAGTCCTATAGAGCTTAAAGAAGATCAAATTGCTCAAGAGAAGGCCTTTATAAAAGATCTCAATGTTGGGTCTACTACTATTCTTGATGCTAATAATAATGGTTTATTTGTAATGCGCTTAATTGACAAAAAGCCTAAGAGATTATTAGATCTTAAAGAAAGAGAAGAAGAAATTTTGAATACTTTGCAACAAGAAAAATACATGAAAACTTTTCATGAGTACAAATGTAGATTAATGGGATTAGAAACCGAAAGTAATAGTATGGCATCTATGCCACGTATTGCTGTGGTTAAATATATAGATTAA
- a CDS encoding HAD-IA family hydrolase, which translates to MKNTNLPQIIFDFDGTIADTLPALVDTIKKIAYNYGYSNVNITQEDIRTSSIKSILKKNEFSLLKLPLLIRQVLKELFNNIDNIQPINGIIELINNLNNIGFKLNIISSNNSSNIKKFLINYNLEYRFDHIYSYSGIFSKHKSINKFLNKHKLEKENIIYIGDEVRDIEAAKVSGIKIIAVTWGFNEHIMLKNHNPDFIAAKPNDILKFLEVYLEKIF; encoded by the coding sequence ATGAAAAATACTAATTTACCTCAAATAATTTTTGATTTTGATGGAACCATAGCAGATACATTACCAGCACTAGTAGATACAATTAAAAAAATAGCATATAATTATGGTTATAGTAATGTTAATATAACCCAAGAAGATATAAGAACAAGCTCAATAAAAAGTATATTAAAAAAGAATGAATTCTCTTTATTAAAATTACCTCTTTTAATTAGACAAGTTCTTAAAGAGCTATTTAATAACATAGATAATATACAACCAATTAACGGTATAATAGAGTTAATTAATAATTTAAACAATATAGGCTTTAAACTCAATATAATAAGTTCAAATAACTCCTCTAATATCAAAAAATTTTTAATCAATTATAATTTAGAATATAGATTTGATCATATATACAGCTATAGCGGTATTTTTTCAAAACATAAAAGTATAAATAAATTTTTAAATAAACATAAATTGGAAAAAGAGAATATTATATATATAGGGGATGAAGTAAGAGATATAGAGGCTGCAAAAGTTTCTGGAATAAAAATTATTGCAGTAACTTGGGGTTTTAATGAACATATAATGCTCAAAAACCATAATCCAGACTTTATAGCAGCTAAACCAAATGATATACTGAAATTTCTAGAAGTATATCTAGAAAAAATATTTTAA
- a CDS encoding metallophosphoesterase family protein: MIKFIHTADIHFGVENYGRLDVKTGIHSRLLDFYKVLNFCVDTAIEHNVDFFLFAGDAYKTANPTPTHQKLFMQCMLKLHKANIPIVMVVGNHDNPLSFGKAHALDIFNQIPLDGFEIISKPRIVMLKTKSGLVQIVGIPWPTRNSITLNNEHINLNQNDITSYISKAVSKIIEELASQLDPNLPAVLTGHLTVSSGIFSGSEKQAVYGTDPIFLPSQLGIKPFDYVALGHLHRFQNLNPQNNPPIIYAGSLERIDFGERKEEKGFCLVKINNKQSTTYEFIKTPTRAFIQIDVYLNEIESQTEQILKKILDYNIANAIIKILYHIPNNLKDRVDLSAIQQACSKAWYIVGVFPIRAQALRQKRLSLKVDMDLKKLLESYFDNKLEYKRNKEKLVEKALILETELYDQENNKE, translated from the coding sequence ATGATTAAGTTTATACATACAGCAGATATTCATTTTGGTGTAGAAAATTACGGTAGACTAGATGTAAAAACCGGTATACATTCAAGACTTTTAGATTTTTATAAAGTTTTAAATTTTTGTGTTGATACTGCAATTGAACATAATGTAGACTTTTTTTTATTTGCTGGCGATGCTTATAAAACTGCAAATCCTACACCTACACACCAAAAATTATTTATGCAATGCATGCTAAAATTACATAAAGCAAATATCCCCATAGTTATGGTTGTAGGAAACCATGATAATCCCTTAAGCTTTGGGAAAGCACATGCTCTTGATATATTTAACCAAATACCACTTGATGGGTTTGAAATAATATCAAAACCACGTATAGTTATGCTTAAAACTAAAAGCGGATTAGTACAAATAGTAGGAATCCCATGGCCTACACGAAATAGCATAACACTAAATAATGAGCATATTAATCTTAATCAAAACGATATAACAAGTTATATCAGTAAAGCTGTAAGTAAAATTATTGAAGAACTTGCATCACAATTAGATCCTAATTTACCGGCCGTATTAACAGGACATTTAACTGTATCCTCTGGTATTTTTTCAGGCTCTGAAAAACAAGCTGTTTATGGTACAGATCCTATATTTTTACCATCACAATTAGGAATAAAACCTTTTGATTATGTAGCGCTTGGTCATCTTCATAGATTTCAAAATCTTAATCCTCAAAATAATCCTCCTATAATATATGCTGGATCATTAGAAAGAATAGATTTCGGAGAAAGAAAAGAAGAAAAAGGTTTCTGCTTAGTAAAAATCAATAATAAGCAAAGTACAACTTACGAGTTTATTAAAACACCTACAAGGGCATTCATACAAATAGATGTATATCTCAATGAAATAGAAAGTCAGACAGAACAAATTTTAAAGAAAATTTTAGATTATAATATTGCTAATGCTATTATTAAAATATTATACCATATACCTAATAATCTAAAAGATAGAGTAGATTTAAGTGCAATTCAACAAGCATGCAGTAAAGCTTGGTATATTGTAGGAGTTTTTCCAATAAGAGCACAAGCCTTACGTCAGAAAAGATTATCATTAAAGGTTGATATGGATCTTAAAAAACTACTAGAATCTTATTTTGATAATAAACTAGAATATAAAAGGAATAAAGAGAAATTAGTTGAAAAAGCTTTAATTTTAGAAACAGAATTATATGATCAAGAAAATAACAAAGAGTAA
- a CDS encoding AAA family ATPase, with protein sequence MFIYNSRVKNLKTNIFFMLIVSNIYSLSMRCEKQELQSKISQYKVIQQEDGSSCGYHALYNGITIAKSLKNPSFKAFLDTNIGRSNFFGSSDSKWMKHIILSRIRLLARYYIIDTLFKSLKNIEVISQPQEHSYKLNLSNNWIKLKPLDRGLNDLESPRRDLCNLIVDVSNDLANRLIDLKEEKSLYKIKIEDMIEAFKAQYLAKKYKKINKLISRAIEHFIDLPNLYFEIVGDLLIKNNDKNEFYVVDWSNTSKRDFTKLDESHQNLTSLQNGHWLSSQEIESLIELEKEDITLSDINIFCIERDLEQLFDEDSGQEELKNLQRNFQDIDYSGTAIFLIYNSMHWVTCVVTKNSNQSANFIFADSLGRDFKSYSNLKTLIRLLINSDLLDTNQSSTEPIETYDSENVSKFSNEETQNDSTNEKEDIVDDLFLPLSLLFNKQNDEACYLGNIEILIEDLKDRKGFDKSILISGPPKTGKFSLAYAIAKLSNLPFIITDAATLVDSKMFNKKDENNSENINTSTIQPIDILLEQIKDKLPAVMFIHLLDKLLLDADSKDSKRLLINFILEKLIDYKRNNKVMFIISSYVAYDKYPENIKFIESNPIVVKFDLPDYNKRRSIILYYTVNYIKKTEDFLNRNANISNKKIFASGIKKMDISDLSSMTKGFSAYEIKEFIRKSYKAIEKGIENKSISTIYFWWKSRDLSNRIMDTLLVKYNPLAFPMAKISRGLLNNEDERVFINNLFYYWDIQRNELEEREKLRKNFEYRSMASYIKEFCKETENVQLAKDIFIYTFDSKVSQAILYMITEGALGGVAEGVKVIAKYGTKKVFERFIPAEDFKQLKDL encoded by the coding sequence ATGTTTATATATAATTCAAGAGTAAAAAATTTAAAAACAAATATATTTTTTATGCTTATAGTTTCAAATATCTATAGTCTTTCAATGAGATGTGAAAAACAAGAATTGCAATCTAAAATATCTCAATATAAAGTAATTCAACAAGAAGATGGAAGTTCTTGTGGGTATCATGCTCTTTATAATGGAATTACCATTGCAAAATCTTTGAAAAATCCTTCTTTTAAAGCCTTTCTTGATACGAATATTGGTAGAAGTAATTTTTTTGGTTCTTCAGATTCTAAATGGATGAAGCATATAATATTATCTAGAATAAGATTATTAGCAAGATATTATATTATCGATACTTTATTTAAAAGTTTAAAAAACATAGAAGTCATATCTCAACCGCAGGAGCATAGCTATAAGCTTAATTTAAGTAATAATTGGATAAAATTAAAACCTTTAGATCGTGGTCTAAATGACTTGGAAAGCCCAAGAAGAGATTTGTGTAATTTGATAGTTGATGTTTCTAATGATCTTGCTAACCGATTAATAGATTTAAAAGAAGAGAAATCTCTTTATAAAATTAAAATAGAAGATATGATAGAAGCCTTTAAGGCTCAATATTTAGCTAAAAAATATAAGAAAATTAATAAACTTATATCAAGAGCTATTGAACATTTTATTGATCTTCCTAATTTGTATTTTGAGATCGTTGGAGATTTGCTAATTAAGAACAATGACAAAAATGAATTCTATGTTGTAGATTGGTCAAATACTTCTAAACGAGATTTTACAAAATTAGATGAATCGCATCAAAATCTTACCAGTTTACAAAATGGACATTGGTTATCCAGTCAAGAAATAGAGTCTCTTATTGAATTAGAAAAAGAAGATATAACACTTAGTGATATAAATATTTTTTGTATTGAAAGGGATCTTGAACAACTTTTTGATGAAGATTCTGGACAAGAAGAGTTAAAAAATCTTCAAAGAAATTTTCAAGATATAGATTATTCTGGAACAGCTATATTTTTAATTTATAATTCGATGCATTGGGTAACCTGTGTTGTTACAAAAAATAGTAACCAATCTGCTAATTTTATTTTTGCTGATTCATTAGGTAGAGATTTCAAAAGTTATTCTAATCTAAAGACTTTAATCAGATTATTAATAAATAGTGATTTATTAGATACTAATCAAAGTTCTACAGAACCAATAGAGACTTATGATTCCGAAAATGTTAGCAAATTTTCAAATGAAGAGACTCAAAACGATTCCACTAATGAAAAAGAAGACATTGTTGATGATTTATTTTTACCTTTAAGCTTATTGTTTAATAAGCAGAACGATGAAGCTTGTTATTTGGGCAATATAGAAATACTTATAGAGGATTTGAAAGATAGGAAAGGATTTGATAAAAGTATATTAATTTCAGGACCTCCAAAAACCGGTAAATTCAGTTTAGCTTATGCTATAGCTAAATTGTCTAATTTACCGTTTATTATAACTGATGCTGCAACTCTTGTTGATTCTAAGATGTTTAATAAAAAAGATGAAAATAATAGTGAAAATATTAACACATCAACAATACAACCAATAGATATTTTACTTGAGCAAATTAAAGATAAATTGCCCGCAGTAATGTTTATTCATTTGCTTGATAAATTACTTTTAGATGCTGATTCCAAAGATTCTAAAAGATTGCTTATAAATTTTATTTTAGAAAAATTAATAGATTATAAGAGAAATAACAAAGTAATGTTTATAATCAGTTCTTATGTTGCTTATGATAAATATCCAGAAAATATAAAATTTATAGAATCAAATCCTATTGTCGTAAAATTTGACTTACCTGATTATAATAAGCGAAGGAGTATTATACTATATTATACTGTTAATTATATAAAAAAGACGGAAGATTTTTTAAATAGAAATGCGAATATAAGCAATAAAAAAATATTTGCTTCTGGGATAAAAAAAATGGATATTAGTGATTTGTCTAGTATGACAAAAGGTTTTTCTGCATATGAAATAAAAGAATTTATAAGAAAATCTTATAAAGCAATAGAAAAAGGTATAGAAAATAAAAGTATTTCAACCATTTATTTTTGGTGGAAGAGTCGTGATCTAAGTAACAGAATAATGGATACTTTACTTGTGAAATATAATCCATTAGCATTTCCTATGGCCAAGATATCAAGAGGATTACTGAATAATGAGGATGAGAGAGTTTTTATAAATAATTTATTTTATTATTGGGATATTCAACGTAATGAGCTTGAGGAAAGAGAAAAACTTAGAAAGAATTTTGAGTATCGAAGTATGGCTTCATATATTAAGGAGTTTTGTAAAGAAACTGAAAATGTGCAGCTTGCAAAAGATATTTTTATATATACTTTTGATTCAAAAGTCAGTCAAGCAATTTTATATATGATTACCGAAGGCGCATTAGGTGGAGTTGCTGAGGGAGTTAAAGTTATAGCTAAATACGGAACAAAAAAAGTTTTTGAGCGTTTTATTCCAGCAGAAGATTTTAAGCAACTTAAAGATTTATAA